The following coding sequences are from one Chelonoidis abingdonii isolate Lonesome George chromosome 4, CheloAbing_2.0, whole genome shotgun sequence window:
- the DLL4 gene encoding delta-like protein 4, translating into MAALRIFGLTFLLMILQQSVSGSGVFQLELHEFANSQGSLASGKPCSPHCRTFFRVCLKHFQAVVSPGSCTFGSIVTPVLGVNSFSVKETERFGSPIKLPFNFTWPGTFSLIIEAWHAPANYLPEGSRAPAKEWLISQVAIQRPLAVGENWSQDVQSSSQTQLRFSYRVICSEHYYGDNCSRLCKRRDDPFGHYVCEADGSLACLPGWTGEYCTEPICLSGCTEQNGYCNKPGECICRPGWQGRYCDECIPHIGCRHGTCKTQWQCICDEGWGGLFCDQDLNYCTHHKPCKNGATCLNTGQGSYTCSCKPGFTGVDCEHEISECDSNPCRNGGSCTDMENSYHCLCPPGYYGAHCEHSALTCVDSPCFNGGTCLEKDQGASYTCRCPLGFTGSNCEKKVDRCTSNPCANGGHCFDLGQLRVCRCRAGFSGQKCEININECARNPCSNGGSCHDLINDYTCTCLPGYTGRNCDVKTRDECASGPCQNGATCYGEHYKANFLCSCPYGFMGSRCEFPVYTVPVPYPPKPIHWIAISMGVGLVALLVLFSMIAMVLRQMRRHPEQDLETMNNLSDFQRDNLIPASQLKNTNKNKDLEVDCGLEKSNYKPKNHILDYNLVKDLPSRGTQEDKYYKSEKCLGEKPPLRLYSEKPECRISAICSPRDSMYQSVFVITEERNECVIATEV; encoded by the exons ATGGCAGCTTTGCGCATCTTTGGCTTGACGTTTCTGTTAATGATTTTGCAGCAG AGCGTATCCGGCTCTGGCGTCTTCCAACTGGAGCTGCACGAGTTTGCGAATAGCCAGGGGTCCCTGGCTAGCGGAAAACCGTGTTCGCCCCACTGTAGGACCTTCTTTCGCGTCTGTCTGAAGCATTTTCAGGCAGTGGTCTCTCCGGGTTCCTGTACTTTCGGAAGCATCGTCACCCCAGTTCTGGGAGTAAACTCCTTCAGCGTTAAAGAAACGGAGAGATTTGGAAGCCCCATTAAGTTACCCTTCAACTTCACGTGGCCG gGAACTTTCTCACTGATCATTGAAGCCTGGCATGCTCCTGCAAATTACCTTCCAGAAG GTTCCCGGGCGCCGGCCAAGGAGTGGCTGATCAGTCAGGTGGCGATCCAGCGGCCGCTGGCGGTGGGCGAGAACTGGTCCCAGGACGTGCAGAGCAGCTCGCAGACCCAGCTGCGCTTCTCCTACCGGGTGATCTGCAGCGAGCACTACTACGGGGACAACTGCTCCCGCCTCTGCAAGCGCCGCGACGACCCCTTCGGCCACTACGTGTGCGAGGCGGACGGCAGCCTGGCCTGCCTGCCGGGCTGGACCGGCGAGTACTGCACCGAGC ccaTCTGTCTGTCTGGTTGTACTGAGCAAAATGGATATTGCAACAAGCCAGGAGAGTGCAT CTGTCGTCCTGGCTGGCAAGGCCGTTATTGTGATGAGTGCATTCCTCATATAGGCTGTCGCCATGGGACTTGTAAAACACAATGGCAGTGCATATGTGATGAAGGCTGGGGTGGCCTCTTCTGTGACCAAG ATCTCAACTACTGCACCCACCACAAACCATGCAAAAATGGAGCCACTTGTCTGAACACTGGCCAAGGCAGTTACACATGTTCATGCAAACCTGGTTTCACCGGTGTTGACTGTGAACATGAAATCAGCGAGTGTGACAGCAACCCCTGTAGGAATGGTGGTAGTTGCACG GATATGGAGAATAGCTACCATTGCCTATGTCCCCCTGGATACTATGGTGCTCACTGTGAGCATAGTGCCTTGACTTGTGTTGACTCACCTTGTTTTAATGGTGGCACATGCTTGGAAAAGGACCAAGGAGCCAGCTACACTTGCCGTTGCCCTCTCGGCTTTACAGGATCTAACTGTGAAAAGAAAGTGGATAGATGTACAAGCAACCCTTGTGCAAATG GTGGTCATTGCTTTGATTTGGGTCAACTCCGTGTGTGTCGTTGCCGTGCTGGTTTCTCTGGTCAGAAGTGTGAGATAAATATCAACGAGTGTGCTAGGAATCCATGTTCCAATGGGGGCTCTTGTCATGACCTGATCAATGACTATACCTGCACCTGCTTGCCAGGCTACACTGGCAGGAACTGTGACGTTAAAACCAGAGATGAATGTGCCTCTGGGCCATGCCAGAATGGGGCCACGTGCTATGGTGAACATTATAAAGCTAACTTTCTTTGTAGCTGTCCTTATGGCTTCATGGGCAGCCGTTGTGAGTTCCCGGTTTATACAGTGCCCGTTCCATATCCTCCTAAACCTATTCACTGGATAGCTATATCCATGGGTGTGGGACTGGTGGCTTTGCTTGTATTATTCTCCATGATAGCTATGGTCCTCAGACAGATGCGGAGGCACCCAGAGCAGGACTTGGAGACAATGAACAATCTATCTGATTTCCAGAGGGACAACCTTATTCCAGCTTCCCAACTCAAAAACACCAATAAAAATAAAGACCTAGAGGTGGACTGTGGGCTGGAAAAATCAAACTACAAACCTAAGAACCATATATTGGACTATAACCTGGTAAAGGATCTGCCAAGCAGAGGGACACAGGAAGATAAATATTACAAAAGTGAAAAGTGTTTAGGAGAGAAGCCTCCCCTCCGATTATACAG TGAAAAGCCAGAATGTAGGATATCAGCAATATGCTCTCCAAGGGATTCTATGTACCAGTCTGTCTTCGTGATAACAGAGGAGCGGAACGAGTGCGTCATAGCCACAGAG GTATAA